Proteins found in one bacterium CG_4_10_14_0_2_um_filter_33_32 genomic segment:
- a CDS encoding GlsB/YeaQ/YmgE family stress response membrane protein, giving the protein MNLLAWIVIGGIAGWIATLITKTGREYGFLSEIIIGIIGAVIGGFLFNLVGGPGISGLNFTSMVIAIIGAVILIWVAQAVRGGYTR; this is encoded by the coding sequence ATGAATTTATTAGCCTGGATTGTTATTGGAGGTATAGCTGGATGGATCGCAACGCTGATTACTAAAACCGGTCGGGAGTATGGGTTTTTGAGTGAAATCATAATTGGAATAATAGGCGCCGTTATCGGAGGCTTTCTTTTCAATCTTGTTGGTGGGCCAGGAATTTCTGGTTTGAACTTCACAAGCATGGTAATTGCTATAATAGGCGCAGTTATTCTTATTTGGGTTGCACAGGCCGTTAGAGGTGGTTATACTCGTTAA